A stretch of DNA from Vanrija pseudolonga chromosome 6, complete sequence:
GTCCCGCCTGCCTATCCAGCCGATCCACGGCGACATCACAGACGacaacgtcgtcggcagccgcGACGCCTTCGGGCGCGTGCGCCCCACCGCCGTTATCGACTGGGGCGACATGGGCACGGGGTaccgcgtcgccgagatcGCCGTGGCCGTGAGCTCGGTGCTGCACCACCAaggggcggggcgcgccttcgacgcgctgccggccatcgccgcgttcgacgccgccgccggcacgccgctgtCCGACGCGGAGATCGACGCGCTCTGGCCGCTCGTCGTGTTGCGGGGTGCCGTGCTTGTCgtgagcggcgcgcagcaggtGGCCTTGGAGCCCGGGAACACGTACGCCAAGGAACGCATGGAGGCCGAGTGGCGCCTGTTCGAgattgccgccgagctggacacgcgcgtcgcggcggccggcatccgcgccgcgctcggccgcgaggctAGCCCCCCGCCCAGTGTGGgcacgctgctcgaccgcgcgtcgaccgcggTCCGGCTTGACACGGCCTCCCCGCTCCTCGCTGCAGGCGTGtggctgcgcggcgaggaggccgaggccgcgctcgcggaaAAAGTCTACACTGCGCGCTTTGCGTACGGCGAGCACCGGCTCACGCGGACCATTGGGCCCGGGAAGGAGCGCCCGGTGAATGCTGCGCTGTTTACGGAGCTtacgctcgccgagccggtGGCCCTCACTGCGCCGTttgcggccgaggtggccgccaCGGCGGACGGGTTCACGctggcgtcgccgacgcacggcacgctgcgcctgtttggcgacgtcgactcggcgccctctggcgccgtggccgagggcgcgccgctcggccgcgcgacgGGCCGCCTCAAGGTCCAGTGGGCGCGTGCGCacgcgcccccgccaccgctcttcaccgacgccgactcgctccCCGCGTGGAAGAGGCTCACGTACGACCCCGCCGCCTTAgtcgccgccccgccagCCGACTGGCTCCCTGACGTTGCTGCTGAGCGgacgcgccgcgaggcggccgtcgcgggcgCCGCGGAGCGATACTACGAGATCCCGCCCGACATCGAGCGCGGGtggcgcgagctgctcatCGACACCACGGGGCGCTGCTACCTCGACATGGTGAACAACGTCGCTGGGATCGGGCACGGGCACccggccatggcggcggcggtcaaCCAGCAGCTGCTCACGCTCAACACGAACAGCCGCTTCCTgtacgcctcgctcgccgactatgtcgagcggctgcgcgcgctcgcgcctgacccgtcgctgtcggtggTCATGCTCGTCAACTCGGGctccgaggccgtcgacctcgcgctcaagctcgcgcgcgcgcatacCGGCCGCCaggacgtgctcgcgctccgcgagGCGTACCACGGCTGGACGGGCTTCACTGACGCCGTTTCGACGTCGGCGTACGACAACCCGTAcgcggccgcgagccgcCCCGCGTGGGtgcacgtcgccgacgcgccgaacACGTACCGCGGGGCACACCGCGATACCGACTCGCGCGACCCCGGCGCCAAGTACGTCGCTGACGCGgtgcgcctgctcgacgacctcgacgcgcaggGCCGGCCCGTGGGCGCGTTCCTCGCCGAGCCAGTGTTCgggaacggcggcggcgtgctcttGCCCGACGGATACCTCGAGGGAGTGTACGCTGCCgtccgcgcccgcggcggcgtgtgtaTCTCGGACGAAGTCCAAGTCGGGCTTGGCCGGCTCGGCCACTACACCTGGGGCgtggagcagcagcgcgtcgtgccgGACATCATtgccgtcgccaaggcgctgGGGAACGGGTATCCCCTCGGCGCAGTATACACTACGCAGGCGATCGCAGACAGCTTGGTGCGCGAGGGCATGTTCTTCTCGTcagcgggcggcgggacggcgagcgcggtcgccgggctcgccgtgctcgacgtgatgcgcgacgaggcgctccaGGCCAACGCGGCCGCGGTCGGCGACCTGCTGAGCGCGGGCTTTGCCGACCTCGCAAAGCGCCACAAGCTCATCGGCAAAGTCCACGGCATGGGCCTGTACcagggcgtcgagctcgtgcgcgaccGCGCGACGAAGCAGCCTGCGCCAGAAGAAACCGACTGGATCtgcgagcgcctgctcgactACGGCGTGATTAtgcaggcgacgagcgagcggcgtaACGTGCTCAAGATCAAGCccccgctcacgctcacCCCGGCCCATGCACGCGTgttcctcgacgcgctggacgcggtgctgggcgagctggaggcGAGGGCATAGGCGTGCATGGGACACCAACAGGCGCAGTGTATAAAGGAGAGGTGGCAGTGGCAGAGTAATAATGTAGATACTTATTGATGGATCGTGGCTCGAAACTGCAGAGAAACAGACCCAGCCTGGCAACTACCCCTTGACCCACACCCAAAGAgcgcaccacgacgacacacGGTAACTGCATTGCCGGCCATCGCTTAGACAGTGCGCCGAGAGTGCGCCGAGAACGCGGGGCACGCTACGCCGAGTGAGCGGCGGAGCTCTCGAGCGGAGGGTACCCTCCGCCCAAAGCAAAGTGGcaccgcacgcacacacggAGTTCACAGCCCAacgccgcacgccgacggcgagttTGCACGCGTGCATGCGAAGCAGCACTGCGGAGCTTGGTGCGCGGAAACTTGGCGGAGACGCAACGCCGAGGCACTGCACTACCCCACCTGCAGCTTCCCCTGGTGCGTCTTAGTGCTTTTAGTGTGTTTGAGCCGGCGCcatgacgacggcgtcgtgtTAGTTTGGGCAACGGTGACGACGGTGGTGGGCAACGAGTTGTGGGGGTTGTGGGGGTTGTATGTTGTCTCAGTGGCAagacgaggcgacgaggggaGTGAGTGGCGAAGGACGTGACGCTTCGAGCTGTGTCAGTGTCCACCAGCTCAGTCAGTGCCCAGCAAGTGGCGACTGCCTCGCCCATGCTGCACGAACAACCACTGCATTACTACACTTCCTATATCAAACTCTTCCTTCTCTACTCGACCGCTAAAACACACCACACCTAGTTGTCGacggggcggggagggggaaTGTTCCTGCGGAACAGGGTGTGCTGGATCTGGTAGTTGATGTACGACTTGGTGGGGACCGAGAAGACctggtcgagctcctcgagggtgaGCGCCTTGGTCTCGGGCACCCAGAGGAAGATCATGATGAACGCGATGAGGTTCAAGCCGGCGTAGAAGCAGAAGGCGCCCACGTTGCCCATGGTACGGAGCATGGGGGGGAAGGTCatgccgaggatggcggcGAAGAAGAGG
This window harbors:
- the ETNPPL gene encoding Ethanolamine-phosphate phospho-lyase; translation: MSFDPHAEPLVRPAISADDAVRVARERYGIAGSVSELGSNQDRNFLLTPAKRDHNVQRYLLKFDNAAYLTQEIQTQNDALLRLSAAGLTVPAPVKSPAGNTIEHALVGGKDVRVRLLTFVEGESMVKDGVLAPCVIAQLGALAGRVVSVLATFPSTGLDRSLQWDLRNAVPVVEGYIDSVAADRRGQVLAATKIAYDQVSAVASRLPIQPIHGDITDDNVVGSRDAFGRVRPTAVIDWGDMGTGYRVAEIAVAVSSVLHHQGAGRAFDALPAIAAFDAAAGTPLSDAEIDALWPLVVLRGAVLVVSGAQQVALEPGNTYAKERMEAEWRLFEIAAELDTRVAAAGIRAALGREASPPPSVGTLLDRASTAVRLDTASPLLAAGVWLRGEEAEAALAEKVYTARFAYGEHRLTRTIGPGKERPVNAALFTELTLAEPVALTAPFAAEVAATADGFTLASPTHGTLRLFGDVDSAPSGAVAEGAPLGRATGRLKVQWARAHAPPPPLFTDADSLPAWKRLTYDPAALVAAPPADWLPDVAAERTRREAAVAGAAERYYEIPPDIERGWRELLIDTTGRCYLDMVNNVAGIGHGHPAMAAAVNQQLLTLNTNSRFLYASLADYVERLRALAPDPSLSVVMLVNSGSEAVDLALKLARAHTGRQDVLALREAYHGWTGFTDAVSTSAYDNPYAAASRPAWVHVADAPNTYRGAHRDTDSRDPGAKYVADAVRLLDDLDAQGRPVGAFLAEPVFGNGGGVLLPDGYLEGVYAAVRARGGVCISDEVQVGLGRLGHYTWGVEQQRVVPDIIAVAKALGNGYPLGAVYTTQAIADSLVREGMFFSSAGGGTASAVAGLAVLDVMRDEALQANAAAVGDLLSAGFADLAKRHKLIGKVHGMGLYQGVELVRDRATKQPAPEETDWICERLLDYGVIMQATSERRNVLKIKPPLTLTPAHARVFLDALDAVLGELEARA